In Trifolium pratense cultivar HEN17-A07 linkage group LG7, ARS_RC_1.1, whole genome shotgun sequence, a genomic segment contains:
- the LOC123898757 gene encoding fatty acyl-CoA reductase 3-like — protein MESKSVKCFLNAKTILVTGVTGFLGKIFVEKILRVQPNVKKMYLLLRAKDCESANQRFNDEIIGKDLFTLLKENQGIKFNSFVSEKVTIVPGDISQEDLNLKESILEEEICNQTNIIVNLAASTRFDERYDVALNINTLGVKNVLDFAKKCVKLEVVVHVSTAYVCGERGGLILEDPHRFGVSLNGIPGLNIDMEKEMVEEKLNKFRAEGATEQDIKKAMKDLGMERATKYGWPNTYVFTKAMGEMLVETSKRNMPVVIVRPTIVTSTYREPFPGWVEGIRTIDSIVVAYGKGKLTSFLADLDAVFDVIPADMVVNAIIVTMMAHANQPSDDHMIYHVGSSVRNPITYRTFREYNFKYFTVKPWINRDGKPVKVARGTMFNNLASFRRYIFIRYLLPLKVLELINKLMCQYFQGICLDLNRKINTVMRLVDLYLPYLFFNGIFDDMNTQRLLSAAKQQEDVEIDLFYFDPQIIDWEDYFMNIHIPGIFKYALK, from the exons ATGGAATCCAAGAGCGTCAAATGTTTTCTTAATGCCAAAACAATTCTAGTCACCGGTGTAACCGGCTTCCTGGGCAAAA TTTTTGTGGAAAAGATACTCAGAGTTCAGCCAAATGTGAAGAAGATGTATCTTCTTCTAAGAGCTAAGGATTGTGAATCTGCAAACCAACGTTTCAACGATGAG ATTATAGGAAAAGACTTGTTTACATTGCTGAAGGAAAATCAAGGTATAAAATTCAACTCCTTTGTCTCTGAAAAGGTGACTATAGTACCCGGAGACATTTCACAAGAAGACTTGAATTTGAAGGAATCAATTCTAGAGGAGGAGATTTGTAATCAAAcaaatattattgttaatttggCTGCATCAACTAGATTTGATGAAAG ATACGATGTTGCATTGAATATAAATACATTAGGAGTCAAGAATGTTTTGGACTTTGCCAAAAAATGTGTTAAACTAGAGGTGGTTGTCCATGTTTCAACAG CTTATGTGTGTGGTGAGAGAGGAGGACTCATATTAGAGGATCCTCATCGTTTTGGTGTGTCATTAAATGGAATCCCCGGACTAAACATTGATATGGAAAAGGAAATGGTCGAGGAGAAATTAAATAAGTTTCGAGCAGAGGGAGCAACAGAACAAGACATTAAAAAAGCAATGAAGGACTTGGGCATGGAAAg AGCAACTAAATATGGATGGCCAAACACATACGTATTTACAAAAGCAATGGGAGAAATGCTTGTGGAAACTTCCAAAAGAAACATGCCTGTTGTTATTGTTCGTCCTACCATTGTTACTAGCACGTATAGAGAACCTTTCCCTGGTTGGGTTGAAGGCATAAG GACCATAGACAGTATAGTTGTTGCTTATGGTAAAGGAAAATTGACAAGCTTCTTGGCAGATCTCGATGCTGTTTTTGATGTG ATACCAGCAGACATGGTGGTAAATGCAATTATAGTAACTATGATGGCTCATGCAAATcaacctagtgatgatcatatGATATATCATGTTGGTTCCTCTGTTAGAAATCCAATAACATACCGTACTTTTAGAGAATATAACTTTAAATATTTCACGGTAAAACCATGGATAAACAGGGATGGAAAACCGGTTAAGGTTGCCAGAGGTACTATGTTTAACAACTTGGCTAGCTTCCGCAGATACATATTCATACGTTACTTGCTTCCTTTAAAG GTATTAGAGCTGATCAATAAACTTATGTGCCAATATTTTCAAGGCATATGCCTCGATCTTAATAGGAAAATTAATACTGTTATGCGGCTGGTCGACCTTTATCTACCATACTTATTCTTCAATGGCAT CTTTGATGATATGAATACACAAAGGTTGCTATCAGCTGCAAAACAACAAGAAGATGTAGAAATAGATTTATTTTACTTTGACCCTCAAATTATTGATTGGGAAGATTATTTTATGAATATCCATATTCCCGGTATCTTCAAGTATGCCTTGAAGTGA
- the LOC123899936 gene encoding 60S acidic ribosomal protein P2-2-like: MKVIAAYLLAVLGGNASPSAADLKQILGSVGVDAEDNNIELLLSEVKGKDFAELIASGREKLASVPSGGGAVAVAAASGGGAAAAAPAAEAKEEKKVEEKEESDDDMGFSLFD, encoded by the exons ATGAAGGTTATCGCTGCTTACTTGTTGGCCGTTTTGGGAGGCAACGCATCCCCTTCAGCTGCTGATCTTAAACAAATTCTTGGATCAG TTGGAGTTGATGCTGAGGATAACAACATTGAGTTGCTCCTAAGTGAAGTTAAGGGCAAAGACTTCGCTGAGCTTATTGCTAGCGGAAGAGAAAAGTTGGCTTCAGTTCCTTCTGGTGGTGGTGCTGTTGCAGTGGCTGCTGCATCAGGAGGAGGTGCTGCAGCTGCTGCACCTGCTGCCGAAGCTAAGGAGGAGAAGAaggttgaagaaaaagaagaatccGATGAT GATATGGGATTCAGCTTATTTGATTAA
- the LOC123898539 gene encoding 1-deoxyxylulose-5-phosphate synthase YajO isoform X1, with protein MAAISSHNVFSTFTRINSSTTTKIDSRSRRIRSSTRLIRCSDSSTSTKIENERVKLSNGNDSLEICRVLNGMWQTSGGWGRIDRDDAVEAMLRYADSGLSTFDMADHYGPAEDLYGIFINRVRRERPPEVLEKVRGLTKWVPPPVKMTSSFVRDNINVSRKRMDVDSLDMLQFHWWDYSNSGYLDALKHLTDLKGEGKIKTLALTNFDTERLQIIFENEIPIVSNQVQHSLVDMRPQQRMAELCQLTGVKLITYGTVMGGLLSEKFLDANINIPFAGPAINTPSLQKYKRMVDSWGGWNLFQGLLRTLKQVSLKHGVSISTVAVKYILDQPAVAGSMVGVRLGLSEHIKDCNAIFSLVLDEDDVKSIKEASAKGKDLLKVIGDCGDEYRRA; from the exons ATGGCAGCAATATCAAGCCACAACGTATTCTCCACTTTCACTCGCATCAACTCATCAACAACTACGAAAATCGATTCACGTTCTAGAAGAATCCGCAGCAGCACAAGGTTAATTCGATGCAGTGATTCAAGTACAAGCACTAAAATTGAGAATGAACGAGTTAAACTGAGTAACGGGAACGATTCATTGGAAATATGTAGAGTTCTTAATGGAATGTGGCAAACAAGCGGTGGTTGGGGGAGAATTGATAGAGATGACGCCGTTGAAGCTATGCTCCGGTATGCTGATTCCGGCTTATCTACTTTCGACATGGCTGATCATT ATGGGCCAGCTGAAGATTTATATGGGATTTTCATCAATCGAGTTCGTCGTGAGCGTCCACCAGAGGTTTTGGAAAAGGTCAGAGG TCTCACTAAGTGGGTGCCACCGCCGGTTAAGATGACAAGTAGCTTTGTAAGAGACAACATTAATGTGTCAAGGAAGAGAATGGATGTGGATTCCTTGGACATGCTTCAGTTCCATTG GTGGGATTATTCAAATTCAGGATACCTTGATGCACTAAAACATCTCACAGACTTGAAAGGAGAAG GTAAAATCAAGACTTTGGCTCTAACAAATTTTGATACAGAGAGAttacaaattatttttgaaaatgagATTCCCATTGTGAGCAATCAG GTACAACATTCGCTTGTTGATATGCGTCCCCAACAGAGAATGGCGGAGCTTTGCCAGCTTACAGGAGTCAAACTAATAAc GTATGGGACAGTAATGGGTGGTCTATTGTCCGAGAAGTTCCTTGATGCCAACATAAACATTCCTTTTGCTGGACCTGCAATAAACACTCCATCCCTCCAAAAATATAAAAGG ATGGTGGATTCTTGGGGAGGGTGGAATTTGTTCCAAGGACTTCTTCGAACTCTTAAACAAGTATCTTTGAAACATGGTGTTTCCATTTCAACTGTTGCTGTGAAGTATATACTTGACCAG CCTGCTGTAGCAGGATCTATGGTTGGTGTAAGACTTGGCTTGTCAGAACATATTAAAGACTGCAATGCTATCTTTTCACTTGTTCTTGATGAAGACGATGTGAAAAGCATAAAAGAAGCATCAGCGAAAGGAAAGGATCTTCTTAAAGTGATTGGTGATTGTGGAGACGAGTATAGGCGTGCATGA
- the LOC123898539 gene encoding perakine reductase isoform X2, giving the protein MTELLQHSLNKFTYYSSNRTSTRGIATREYKHLRPCRCVVTQEDNQRIVVSNGKDSLDICRVVNGMWQTSGGWGRIDKDAAVGSMLKYTDAGLTTFDMADIYGPAEDLYGIFINRVRRERPPEVLEKVRGLTKWVPPPVKMTSSFVRDNINVSRKRMDVDSLDMLQFHWWDYSNSGYLDALKHLTDLKGEGKIKTLALTNFDTERLQIIFENEIPIVSNQVQHSLVDMRPQQRMAELCQLTGVKLITYGTVMGGLLSEKFLDANINIPFAGPAINTPSLQKYKRMVDSWGGWNLFQGLLRTLKQVSLKHGVSISTVAVKYILDQPAVAGSMVGVRLGLSEHIKDCNAIFSLVLDEDDVKSIKEASAKGKDLLKVIGDCGDEYRRA; this is encoded by the exons ATGACTGAGCTATTGCAGCATTCTCTGAACAAATTCACTTATTACAGTTCAAACAGAACATCAACAagaggaattgcaacaagagaATATAAGCATTTGAGACCATGTCGGTGTGTGGTTACGCAGGAGGATAACCAGCGCATTGTGGTCAGTAATGGGAAGGATTCATTGGATATATGTCGGGTTGTGAATGGAATGTGGCAAACGAGTGGTGGATGGGGGAGAATCGATAAGGATGCGGCTGTTGGTTCTATGCTTAAATACACCGATGCTGGATTAACCACTTTTGACATGGCTGATATAT ATGGGCCAGCTGAAGATTTATATGGGATTTTCATCAATCGAGTTCGTCGTGAGCGTCCACCAGAGGTTTTGGAAAAGGTCAGAGG TCTCACTAAGTGGGTGCCACCGCCGGTTAAGATGACAAGTAGCTTTGTAAGAGACAACATTAATGTGTCAAGGAAGAGAATGGATGTGGATTCCTTGGACATGCTTCAGTTCCATTG GTGGGATTATTCAAATTCAGGATACCTTGATGCACTAAAACATCTCACAGACTTGAAAGGAGAAG GTAAAATCAAGACTTTGGCTCTAACAAATTTTGATACAGAGAGAttacaaattatttttgaaaatgagATTCCCATTGTGAGCAATCAG GTACAACATTCGCTTGTTGATATGCGTCCCCAACAGAGAATGGCGGAGCTTTGCCAGCTTACAGGAGTCAAACTAATAAc GTATGGGACAGTAATGGGTGGTCTATTGTCCGAGAAGTTCCTTGATGCCAACATAAACATTCCTTTTGCTGGACCTGCAATAAACACTCCATCCCTCCAAAAATATAAAAGG ATGGTGGATTCTTGGGGAGGGTGGAATTTGTTCCAAGGACTTCTTCGAACTCTTAAACAAGTATCTTTGAAACATGGTGTTTCCATTTCAACTGTTGCTGTGAAGTATATACTTGACCAG CCTGCTGTAGCAGGATCTATGGTTGGTGTAAGACTTGGCTTGTCAGAACATATTAAAGACTGCAATGCTATCTTTTCACTTGTTCTTGATGAAGACGATGTGAAAAGCATAAAAGAAGCATCAGCGAAAGGAAAGGATCTTCTTAAAGTGATTGGTGATTGTGGAGACGAGTATAGGCGTGCATGA